The DNA region TGGGCGTCGAGGCTTCCCCCAATCCGTAATACACCTTGCCGCCGTGCGAAAACGTGATGCCGCCCCGCCGCCACGCGCCCGGAAAGTCGGCGAGCCGTGTCCAGCTGTCTGTCGCCTCGTCGTACCGCCACAGGTGAATCGGGGCGGTCGGGTCGTCACTTTCCACCAGTAAGTAGCCGGTCGTGTCACATGCGGCGGCCACGAGTTGCCCCGGCGTCGTATCTGGAAAATCCGCATACGAGGTCCATTTTTCGCCGTTGAAACTCCAGACCGAACGCGGCAGTTGTGCGTTCACCACCACGGCCTGGGCACGTAGTGAGAAATGAGCCGTCGGCCCATCGCGCACCGGAATGCGACTCGGCACCAGATCGGGCGGACCAAAGGGCGTGGAATAGCCTCCGTACGGCGGGTATTGCCACAGGTCGTTGCGGTACTGAATCTTCTCTACCGTGCTTTCGTCGAGGTAGTACCCCCCGCCGTAATACAGAAACTGAGGAAGATTTTCCTGATAAAAGAGAAAGAGGTACGGGTCGTAGCGCACGTTCGCCAGGGGCAGGTCCGGTCGCTGAATCCACGCATCTCCCTGCGCGAAATACGTCCAGACTTCGGTATGGACTTCGTCGACGGGCCGCACCACGTAGAGGATGTCGTCTTTGAAAATGCTGGAAACTGTGTAATTGCCTTCGGAAAGCACGAGGGGATTGCGGGGAGACCAACGGAACGGTGACTGATGCCTTAAAAGGCGATTGTCGCTGTATTGCACTTCGCTGCCGGTGCGGACGTACGCCCGGAAGTAATAGTTCCGTCCCGGTTGTAAGCCTTCCACCGTTACGGACCGTGGCGAGGTGTCACTATAGAATGCCTGATGCTCCTGGTCGACGGTAGGGTCGGGCGTTTCGGCCCAGGCCACACCCCCCTCCTCCGCATCCGGAAATCCTTTCACTTCCAGCACCAGGGAGGCCTGGCCCGCCGCTGCACTGTAGACCGACAGTACGGCCAACGCGGGGTCTGGCGACAAGGGAATCAGGTTCGGCTCTTTGGGCTGACAGGACGACCCACCCAGCGCCAGAAGGCAGCAGCCAAGCCAGGAAATGTACGTGCGCATCACCATCCTTCCGGCGTATAAAGGTCCCCGTTGAGGTAAACTTCCCGGCAGTCGCCCGGCTCGATAAAACTTTCGTAATAATACGGACCCGGCCGCACGGTATCGCCCCGCAGGATGGTACGCCGACGGACAAGGGCCGACGCACCAAAATAACCCAGCGCCAGGTCGTCCGGGTTGTCGGCGTTGGCCACGTTGCCTTCCAGCGGAGCGGGCAGGGGATCGAACGTCGTGCCCGTGCGGGTCAGTTGCTCGCCGTACCGTTGCCAGAACTGAAACGCCTCGCGCGTCAGAGAATACTGGCTGACTTCCACAAAGTGTAGCCCCGGCACGTAGTAGGGCACGTACCCCACGTAGTAATGATCGATGCGGTTACCGTTGAAGGCAGCGTCGGACAGGACGTTGATGCCGCGTTCGTAGAAAGGCACCCAGCAGCTGTTGCAGCAGACGCCGGCAAACCCCAGCGGGCGGCCGGTCGACTCGCGGCGGCTGTAGCCCTGTAGGGTCCAGCGGTAGTAATCTTCCGTCTCGGCGGGGTCCTGCGCATGAGCGAAGAGCTGATAACCGTACGGATGGTCTTCGTCAAAATTCACGACCTCGGTAAACTCAGCCGACAGCGAATCAATGGGGGCGACGGCCCGCAACAGTTCCGGCTGCGAGACGTAGTGGCGACCGTCGGCCAGGACAAGATCGACCGCGTAGCGGCGCCCAATCTGCCCGACAAATGTTGGGTCGGTCGTGCGGTAGACGCCCTGCGCTTCCAGCACCGGTTTCAGGGTAGTCGTATCGCCTTGATCGTCAAAGATGCGGACCTGTGCTCCGGTAACGTAGAGGGCTTCCGGAAACAGGGTCGAAGAAACGAAGTTGCCGGTGTAGGTCAGTTGCACCGTGTAGGGGGGCGGTTCGTTGGTGATAAGCCCCTCCACCACGAGGATGGGCTGCACGTTCCTCACCCGAAGGGGCACCTCGTCGATGCACCCACCCAGGAGAAGCAAGCTACCGCAAAGCCATTGGAAAAACGGGCGCATCAGAAGTGAAAATTCCAGGTGACCGAAGGGATCAGCGTGCCCAGGACCGACAGACGGTAGGCGCGCGTCTGCGCGTAGTTGTACCGCGTAAAGTAAATCGAGTAAGGATTTTTGCGGGCGTACAGGTTGTACACGGAAAGGTTCCAGGTACTGTACCGCGGCTGGTCGGGCGCACGGCGGGTATCTTTTTGCAGGGCCACGTCCAGCCGGTGATAGGGCGGAATGCGGTCCAGGTTGCGTTGAGAATAGTTGAACACCACCGTCTGGTTCAGGAGGTACTGCCCGTCGGGGAACGTGGTCGGCCGCCCCGAGGTAAACACGAAGGTGGTGGTCCAGGTCCAGCCCTGCCCGAGCGGATACTGGGTGGTGAGGGCCAGGTTGTGAGGGCGGTCGACGTGCGCCGGGTAGTACTGCCCGTCATGGATGCGTTGCAGCGCAAACGGGGTCTGCACCGCCACCCACGTCCGGCTGTAGGTATAGCTGAGGTGCCCGGTCAGATGCCCCCGGTGTTTCGCCACGCTCAGCTCCACGCCGTAGGCTTGGCCGCGGGCGCGCATCAGGTCCGTTTCGAGCAGCGGATTGAGCAAGAGCCGGGCTCCGTTGGTGTACTCGACCAGTGAGTGCATCGCTTTGTAATAGACCTCGACCGAAGTCTCGAAAGCGTTCTCGGAGAAATTACGGAAGACACCGACCGCGAACTGGTCGGCCGTCTGGGGCGGCAGGTACCGGCTGCTCACCTTCCAGAAATCGACCGGCGAAATGGCCGTGGTGTTCGAGATCAGGTGCAGGTACTGGCGCGTGCGGTTGTAGCTGGCTTTGACCGAGGCGTCGGGTGTCAGGACGATACTGACCGAGAGGCGGGGTTCCCAGCCGCCGTACCGTTGCATGGGTGCACCGGCCGCATACAAGGTCGTGTCGGTGAGGGTTTCCCGGCTGCGGGGCCGGTCCGGCTGGTAATGGTAGAGGACGCCGGGACCTATCTGTTGAAACCAGACGTAGCGAACGCCGCCCCGTGCCGTTACGCGCGACGACAACCGCCACTCTTCGCTGAGGTGGGCAGCCGCTTCGTAGGCTTGCTCCTGCGGCAGGTCCAGCGGAATGACATTCGAGGTTTCATGGGTCGGGCGCACCGTGCCGGGTCGAACGGCGTAGTGGGTGCCGGAAAGTCCCCCTTCCACCTGATGCGTTGGTGCGGGCGTGTAGAGAAAATGCGCAGTGATTTCCTGTTGCTGAATGGTTGCCTGCTGGGTGAACTCGTAGGCTTGGCGCAGTCCGCGCAGCCCCGTGGTGTTGTCGCTGTGGGTCGCCTGCACGTTGAACAACAGGGCATCGTTCAAAAGGTAATTCCATTGCAGCGAGGCGGCGTTGTTCGTCCCAAAATACAGCGTGTCGCCCGGAAAGCGAAACGTGTCCAGGCTGCGGTAGTACGACAGCGCGAGGCGGTGATGGGCATTCGGACGGAACAGGAGTTTCCCGTTCAGGTCATAGAAAAAGGCCCGGCTGTTTCTCACGTCGCCCGGAAACGACTGGAGAATCCAGTTCGGATAGGCGGCACGCCCCCCGACCAGGAACGTAAGCTTTTCGCGCCACAACGGTCCTTCCACCACCACGCGACTCGCCAGCGGACTGAGGCCCCCCGACACCCGCAGCTTTTCGCCATTGCCCGCCCGCGTGTTTACCAGCAGCAGCGACGATAGCCGCCCGCCGTACTGCGCCGGGACGCCCGCTTTGTAGAGCGTCGCGTTGTCGACCACGTCAGGATTGATGCCCGTGTACAACCCCAGCAGGTGCGAAGTAGAGAACAGCGGAGCGCCGTCGAGAAGGACCAGGTTCTGATCGACACGACCACCCCGCACGTTGAACCCACCCGCGCCTTCGCCGACCGTGCTGACGCCCGGTTGTAGCAGCAGTCCCCGGATCAGGTCCGCCTCCCCGAACACGGCGGGGAGTTTCTTCAGTTCGGCGATGTCCAGGCGCACGCGGCTCATCTCGATTGATTGGAGGCGTTGCTCCAGCGCCTCGGAGCGCACCACCACCTCCTGTATCTGCTGGATTTTCTCGATCAGGCGAACCTGGAGCAGCGTATCGTCGAGGAGGTAAAACGCTTCGTAGTGCGTGCGGTACCCGACCGCGGAAAACTGAATCGCCACCTGCCCCACCGGAAGCCGGAGCTGGTACTGGCCACTCGAATCCGTCGTGGTGCCTACCCGCAGGTTCCGTACGAACACATTCACGCCCGCCAGCGGCTCGCCCGTTATCTGGTCGGTCACAACCCCTTGCAGTAACGCATTGGCCTGCGCCATTCCTATTGCCAGCGTGCTCAGTGCCAGGCACATGACCGGGCAAAAGAAACGGCGGAAAAGGAGAGCGTGGCGGAACATATGTACAATATGCTGGAAAGACGAGAAAGTACCCATCGTCGCAGCACATAACCACGGAAAAAAACGTCAGGTGGGGGGCGACATGGCGTCGACCGGGGACCTGCAGACCGCTTTTAGGTATTGGGTGAAACGTTTAACCCTAAAGGTGAGCGAAGGGATAGCAGGAGTTGGTGAAAAGGTTCTTGAGTTATCTGGTGGCAAGTCCTGGTGCTTTGTGCCTATCACCAGCTATCCAAACGCTCTGCCCCCTCTACTCCGCTTCCCATGCTTCACACTTAGCGCTATGCGCTTTCACTCACTTCGCAGCGCCTCGACGGGATTGGCCAGGGCAGCGCGAAGCGTCTGGACACTGACGGTAAGGCCCGCGATCAACAACAGCGCTAGGAGTGGTGCCAGGAACAGCCAGCCGCTCAGTTCCGTGCGGAAGGCGTACTGATCCAGCCACTGTCGCGCCAAATACCAGCCGAGCGGAATCGCGACGAGGTTCGCGACCACGACGAGGCGGAGGTAGTCTTTCGACAAAAGCCCCAGCAGGCTACTTACCGAGGCGCCCAGCACTTTGCGGATGCCGATCTCTTTGGTGCGTTGCTGCGCCGTATAGGCCGAAAGTCCGAACAGACCCAGGCAGCCGATCAGCATGGCCAGCCCCGCGAAGCTGCCGAATAAGGTATAGGTCCGCTCGTCGGCCCGGTACTGTTGCGCGTAGAACGCATCCAGGAAGAAGTACTCGAACGGCGAATCCGGATAGAGTTGCTTGAACGTCGACTCGACCTTGGCCAGCGTGCGCGGCATGTTGCGCGTCTGCGTATGGATGGTGTAAAAATTGCCGAAATCGCCCCCGCCCGGTCGGTAGAGGGTCGGAGGAATCGGCTGCGCGGGTGATTGATGATGATAATCGTTCAACACACCCACGATGATGGGGTGCTGATCGCCGGTTTCCAGCGTTTGGCCCACGGCCGCCTCGGGGGACGCGAAGCCAAAGAGCGTTACGGCGGACGCGTTGAGCATCGCCGGGTAGGGGCGTTGCAATGTATCGGTGGGTAAAAAGGTGCGCCCGGCCAGCAGTTCCAGTTGGTAGACCTCGACAAAATCGCCGTCGATCATCAGAAACGTCACGCTGCCCGGCGCATCTTGTCCGGGGCGGTGGTACTGATCGGTCCGCCAGTAAATCTCCCGGCCCGGCACGTCGCCGCTGAGCGCAATCCCGGCGATGTCGGGTTCGGGCGCCAAGGCCTGTTTGAACTGACCTTGCCCCGACAAATAAGCGGGTGCCTGCACCACCAGTTGCTGGGAAAGGTCAAGGCCCAGGTCGCGCTGTTGCATAAAGCGAAGCTGGCGAGCCGCCGTAAGGGTGGCGATGATCAACAAGACCGACGCGGCGAATTGAAAGACAACAAGCCCCTGCCGCAGTCCTTGCCGCTGAGCCGTCGCCGCGCTGCCGAGGGTTCCCTTGAGTACCACCGCCGGACGGAAGCCGGACAAGACAAACGCCGGATAAAGCCCCGCCCCCAGACTCCCTACGACAATGAGCATGGCCAATAGAAACCAGAACGGAGGCCAGTGGGTCAGGGCGAAGGCAGGCGGCATTTCCGTAAGCGTTTGCCCGAAATACGGTTGCAGGAGTTGGAAGAGCGTCAGGGCCAGCCCGGCGCTTATCACATTGAGCAGAAACGACTCGGTGAGGAACTGGGCAACGAGCTGAAGGCGAGAGGCCCCCGCCGTTTTTCGCACGCCGACCTCCCGGGCCCGCCGCACGGCCCGTGCCGTCGAGAGGTTCACGTAGTTGATGCCCGCCATGAGCAGAATCAGCAAGCCAATGCCCATCAGCACGTAGAGCGTCTGCCCGGAGAGGGTCGGATTCGGCTCGTCGCCCCAGCCGGGTTGCAGGTGAATGGTGGTGACGGGCTGCAACGTGTAATGCACCGCCCGCTGATTTTCGCGGAGGCGGGCACCGATTTGTTCCTCGGTCCAGGCGGCCAATTGAGTTTCCAGCGTCGCGGGGTTGGCCGTGGGGCGAAGACGCACGTAGGTGAACAGGTTGTCCCAGTCCCAGTTGTCGTCCACTTCGGGGCTCATGAATTGATGAATCGTGACGTACGACATCAGAATGTCCGGGCGGAGGTGCGCATTGACGGGAACATCGGCGTAGACACCCTTGACAGTAAATTGCGCGGAGCCGTCGATGTTCGAACTGTTGAGTTGAATTGACTGATTGAGCGGATTTTCCTTACCAAACAGTGCACGGGCGACGCGTGCGGAGATCACCACCGTCATCGGTGCTTGCAGCCCTTCGGCCGGATCGCCCGCCAGCACCGGATAGGCAAACACCGACCAGAAACCCGGATCGGTTGCGTAGATTTCTTCCACACGCGTCGAAGGAACGACTTCCGTCGCGGTGGTGGGGGTAACCGGGCGGTTCACGATGGCATCTCCGAAAATAGCTACGCGCGTAAACGCTTCTATTTCAGAATATTCCCGTTGCAGAAGAGCCGGTGGCGTACGCACCGTCTTCCGATCGCGCTGTTGATTCGTAAACGTCTCGGCATTGATGCGGTAGAGCTGCGCAGCATCAGGATAAAATCGGTCGTAGCTCCGCTCGTAGCGCACGTACTGATAAATCAACAGAAACGCCGCCATGCCCACGGCCAGTCCCATGCCATTGAGAAGAGAAAAGGCCGGGCTCCGACGAAGGTTCCGCCAGGCGATCAGAAGGTAGTTGCGGATCATGGTGTTTTGGTTGATTGGGTTCAAAGCTTAAAGCTCAAAGTTTAAAGAGGGCCTTATTCTCCAATGAAAAGAAGAGCCTTGACAAGATGACCTTACTTCGCACTTCCTACTTCCTGCTTCACGCTCTGCGCTCTGCGTTTTATTCAATGATTCTATAATTCAGTCATTCTATTATTCACTGCGCAGGCTGTCCACCGGGTTGGCCGAAGCGGCCCGTAGCGTTTGCCCGCTGATGGCCAGTCCGGCGATCAACAGAATGAACAGCAACGGCAGCCCGAAGAGCCAGCCGTTTATCCCCACGTGGAACGCGTACTCCTGCAACCAGCGCCGGATCAGGAAATAGGCCAGCGGCAGGGCCAGCAGATTGGCCAGGAGGATCAGGCGCACAAAGTCTTGAGAGAGAAGCAAAACCAGTTGCCCCAGCGAAGCGCCCAGCACCTTTCGGACGCCGATCTCTTTGGTGCGCTGCACGAGCGTCACCGACACCAGCCCGAACAAGCCCAGGCAGGCGACGAAGATGGCAAGCCCCGTAAAGAGCTGAAACACCTGTCCGAACACCCGGTCGTTGCGGTATTGGCGCGCGAAGCTTTCGTCCAGGAACGTGTAATCGAACGGATTGCCCGGGAAAAACTCCGCGTGGAGCGCTTCGATCGACGCCAGCGTCTGCGGCAGCCCCTGCGCCTGTACTTTGATGGAAATGGGACTGCCGGTGGAGAGCATGGGAAACAGCACCAGGGGCTCAATCGGATGGTGCAGCGACTGCTGATGGAAGTCGTCCACCACGCCTACCACGTCCCACTCTTTGTCGAAAACGACGATTTTTTGCCCGAGGGCTGCCTGCGGTGAGGCAAAGCCGAGCAACCGAACTGCGGCCCGGTTGAGTTGGGCCACGTGGAGCTGATTGAAGTCAGGATGGTAGTCGGAAGCCTGAAACGAACGTCCCGCCATTTGTTTGACGCCATACAATTCCTGGTAATCGTGATCTATCCCCATGTTGCTGAGCGTGAATTTTACCGACTCGTCGGCCCCGGCCACGCGTGCGTTGAACGTCCGCGCCATGCGGTCGCCGGGTGCCCGCTGTGAACTGGCCGCCGCCAAGATGGACGGCTGGCGACGCAGCGCATCCTTAAAGTGGTTGACCCGATCAATGAAGGTAGAATCAAATGCCTCGAAACGCGGTCCCGGAATGACCAGCACCTGATCCAGCCGCAGTCCCAATTCCTGCCGTTGCATGTACTGCATCTGCTGGTAGACCGTGCACGAACCGGCAATCAACAGGACGGAGGCCGCAAACTGCCCGACTACCAGGGCTTTTTGCAGAAACGAGCCCCGTGCCGATGCGGTAAACCGGCCCTTCAGCACCAGCACCGGAGCGGTGGCAGAGAGCACAAAGGCCGGATAAAATCCGGATGCCACACTGCCCACGACCAACGTAGCCAACAGCACGAAAGGGGTGACCAGGCCGCCGTAACCGCCACCCAGCAGCAAACCGAGCGAAAGTGCGCGGTCCAGCAGTTGGTTGAAAGGTGATTGCAACGCCTGCACGAGGGTGACGGCCAGGCAGAAGGCAAGCAGATTGGTCAGCAGTGCTTCGGCCAGAAACTGCCCGATCAGTTGTTGCCGCTGTGCCCCGATCACCTTCCGGATGCCCACTTCCCGGGCGCGTTCCAGCGAGCGGGCGGTGGTGAGGTTCACGTAGTTGACCCAGGCAATGACCAGAATAAGCAGAGCGATGACCAGCAGGCCCCAGACCATCGTCCCGTTGCCCACCACCCCGATTTCGTATTCGAAGTCGGAGTGCAGGTGTGCCTGCAAAAGAGGTTGCAGGTAGAATTTTTCGACGCTGCCCGATACCTCGTCTCCGTGGAAATGGCGCTCGCTGAAGGCTTCCAGTGGCGCTTGGAGCGAACCGGGTTCCGTACCGGGTTTGAGCCGGACGTACTGATAAAAGTCTGACCAGCGCCAGGCGTTAGTGCCTTCGGCCGAGAAGGCAGGATTCGACGAAAAGGAGATCAGCAGGTCAAACGGCAGGTGTGCGTTCTCCGGCAGGTCGGGCATAATGCCCGTGATGCGGAGGGGTTCTTCTTCGTTTTCCAGCACCAGAAGCTGATTCAGGAGTTGGTCCGGCGTCTGCGCTTTCCCGAAAAGGGTGGCGGCCCAGGTTTCGGTCAGAACGCACGTGTTAGGCTCCACGAGAGCCGTGGCCGGATCGCCCGCCAGCAAGGAATAAGAAAAGAACGGTAGAAAATGCTCATCCACCATCAGTATCTCCGGTACGGTCTGCAGTGCTTCGTTCCGGCGCACCACGCCTTCGCCCAGCGGAAACAGGCGTGTGTACGCTTCTACCGCGTCCAGCTCTTCCGCCAGCGCCGGGCCCACCGGCGAATACGTAATGGTGCCGTGTTGCACGAGTTCGCCCTGTTGGTACCGGTCGTTCACCACTCGGTAGATCCGCTCGGCGTTCGGGTAAAAACGGTCGAAGCTCCATTCGAAGCTGACGTATTGCAGAATGAGCAGGCAGGCGGCAATGCCTACGGCTAGGCCCAGCACGTTGATGAGCGAGAAGACCTTGTTCTTCTTCAGGTTCCGCCAGGCGATCAGAAGGTAGTTACGGGCCATGGTTCTGGTTGATTGAGTTAAGAGTTAAAGTTCAGAGCTTAAAGTTTAAAGAGCGCCAGGGCATCGCTTGAGTGAGTGGCAGGTCGCAGGTTGTAAGTCCTTGTACTTCGTTCCTTTACCAGCGATCAAAACGCTCTACTCTCTGTCCTTTGCGCCCCGCGCTTACTCACTTCGCAACGAATCTGCCGGGTTGACCAGGGCGGTCTTCACGGTTTGGACGCTAACGGTGAGCAGCGCAATGAAGAAGACGAGCAACGACGGCACGAGAAATAGCCCAAGGCTGATGTCGATACGAAAAGGGTAATTTGCTAACCACGTTCGGATGCCCCAGTAGGCCAGGGGCCAGGCTACGAGGTTCGCCAGCAAAAGCAGCTTTGCGAAATCTTTGGTCAGGAGCAGAAGGAGCGTGGAAAACGGCGCGCCCAGAATTTTGCGTACACTCATCTCTTTGGCGCGTTGAGACGTAGCGAGCAGCGAAAGCCCCCATAGGCCCAGGCACGCAATGCCGATTGCCAGCACCGTAAACACCCCGAAGACCCACCCGAAACGCTGATCGGCCCGGTACTGGGCATCGAAATAATCGTCCAGAAAGAAATAGTCGAACGGATTTCCCGGAAACGCGTTTTGCCAGGCCGCTTCCAGTTGATCGATGTTTTCCTGCACCGTGTGCGGGCGGCCGTCGGTCCGCATCTTGATCGCGAAGTACCCGATCTGATCCGTGGGGTCGGGACCGTAGTACAGCACCATCGGTTTGTGGGAGGACTTGAGGGATTGCTGGTGAAAGTTTTTGACGACCCCGACCACCGTAATCAACGACCAGGAATTGCTGGCGATGGTTTGGCCGACGGCCTCTTCGGGATGTTGAAATCCGATGGCCCGGGCGGCTTCTTCGTTCAAGAGGGCCGTTTCGTGGGGCGGGTCTAGCTGCGGAGAGAAATTCCGACCGGCCAGTAGTTGCAGTGCAAACGCGTCGACGAACGACTGGTCGATGCCGACGTTGTAGAACTGCACCCCTTCGGTGGCAGGCGTCCCCGCTTTGCGCAGGCCCCCGTGGATGATGTTGTCGGGTTTGGCGGGAATGCTCGTGGTATAGACCACCGACGAGAAGGCAGCATGGTTTTCTAACTCGTCCTTAAAACGCTGGGCCTGAGTGGCGTATGCAGTGTCTACCACATCGGGGGTGGTCAGCACCAAGAGTTGGTTGAGGTCCATGCCCAGCGGCTGATGGCGCATAAAATGCAACTGGCGGGCGACAACGAAGGTGCCGGCGATCAGCAACAGGGACGTGGTGAACTGAAAGACGACGAGTCCCTGCCGCAACCGATAGCCGCGCCCGCGGTGGTAGATCTTACCTTTGAGTACTGCCATAGGGCGGAACGAAGAAAGCACCCAGGCCGGGTAGAGCGCCGCACCGACAGTGCCCAGCCCGAAAAAAGCAATGACCAGCAATTCAACCGGAAAGGGCAACCCCCGCAGCGGTTTACCGGTCAGTTGTGCAAAATAAGGTTGCAGTAATTGAAACAAGGTCAGCGCCAGGACCATGCTCAGCGCGTTGAGCAGCACGGATTCCAGCACAAACTGCTGCACTAGTTGCGTGCGACTGGCCCCCGCGACTTTCCGGACACCGATTTCCTGAGCCCTTTCCAGGGCGCGTGCGGTCGAAAGGTTCACGTAATTCATCCAGGCAATCAACATCAGGAACAGCGCAATGGCCAGCAGCAGGTACACGGCGTTCCCGTTGCCGTTCACCCGGATTTCCTGCACCATGTCTGAATAGAGATAAATATCGCGCAGCGGCTGTAACGCGAATGCGATCTGCAACTGCGGCATGTGAACGTACCGCTCCACAAAGGCCGGGAACTTGGCCGCCAGTTGGTCGGGGTCGGTGCCGGGTTGGAGGAGGAGGTAGGTGTAAAACAACGCTGATTCCCAGTCGTGGTCGGCCCCGGTTTCCCCCATGATGGAGGGCAGTGTAGCGTGCGAAAACAGGAAGTCGACTTGCAGGTGAGAGTTTTCGGACAGATCGTCAAAGACGCCCTGAACAGTGAACGGAAGCGTGTGAGTCCCTTCCTGGGCGACGAGCGTTTTGCCCACGGGATCTTCTTCGCCAAAATAGCGCCGTGCCGCCGAAGCAGAAAGCAGACCCGTAGAGGGCTGTTCCAGCAAATGACCGGTTGCACCGGGCTGTACCCGAAAGGTGAAAAGCCGTAGCACCGACGGGTCGGCAAAGAAAACACGGCGTTCGTTGAAGACGATCGCATCGTGGGTCAGGGCCAGCGTGCCGTTAATGGGCCAGAGGCGCGCATACTCCGCTACTTCGGGAAAGTCTTTTTTGAGTGCTGGCCCCGCCGCCGAAAAAACTTTGGGTACCTGCACATCGAGCTGGCCGTTTTTGTACCCACTGACGGTGACGCGATACACCTGATCCGCGTTTTCGTGAAAGGCATCGTAGCTCAATTCGAAGCTGACGTATTGCAAAATCAACAGACACGCGGCCATGCCTACAGCCAACCCGGCAATGTTGATGAGCGAGAACACCTTATTTTTCTTCAGGTTCCGCCAGGCGATAAGAAGGTAGTTGCGGGTCATGGTTATTGGTTGATGGAATTATTAGGTCTCAGGTTGCAAGTCTTTGTACTTCACACTTCGCACCTCACGCTTGGCTCTCTGCGCTCTGCCCCGTGCGCCCTGTGCCTACTCACTGCGCAGCGCCTCGACCGGATTGGAAAAGGCCGCTTTCACCGTTTGAAAGCTGATGGTACACACCGCGATCAGAAGCACAACCCCCACCGGCAACGCCAGAAGTGGCCACGAAATGTCGGTGCGGTATGCGTAGTGCGTCAGCCACTGGCGAATGCCCAGGTACACCAGCGGGATGGCGAGCACACTGGCGATCAGCACCAGTCGGATGAAGTCCTGCGCCAGCAGCCGTACCAGCCCGGGCACTTCCGCCCCCAGCACTTTGCGGATGCCGATCTCTTTTGTGCGTTGCAGGAGGGTGTAAGACGACAGACCAAAGAGACCCAGGCAGGCGATGAAAATTGCTAACCCGGCGAACAGACCGAAGACGCGTCCGAACTGCTGATCGGCCTGGTACTGCGCGTTGAAGAAATCGTCGAGAAAAAAGGCATCGAACGGACTTTCCTGGAACGCCTGTGCCCACGTGGTTTGGAGTTGATCGAGCGTGGCGGGGAGGCGATCGGTCTTCAATTTAAATGAATAATATTCTCCCGCCCACGGTGCATTCAGGTACCGCTTCAGGGCAAAGACGATCGGGCCTACGGCCTGATGCAGCGACTGCTGATGAAAATCTTTGACGACCCCGACGATCTGCTTTTCTAAGTGTTGGTTACCAGATTCGTCCCACACGACCGACTGCCCGATGGCGCTTTCCGCGTCGGGAAAACCCAGGAGTCGGATCGCTTCTTCGTTGAAAATCACCGCCTCCCGATCGGAAGTTATTTCTTCAGAAAAGTTGCGTCCG from Catalinimonas alkaloidigena includes:
- a CDS encoding DUF4249 domain-containing protein, with the protein product MRPFFQWLCGSLLLLGGCIDEVPLRVRNVQPILVVEGLITNEPPPYTVQLTYTGNFVSSTLFPEALYVTGAQVRIFDDQGDTTTLKPVLEAQGVYRTTDPTFVGQIGRRYAVDLVLADGRHYVSQPELLRAVAPIDSLSAEFTEVVNFDEDHPYGYQLFAHAQDPAETEDYYRWTLQGYSRRESTGRPLGFAGVCCNSCWVPFYERGINVLSDAAFNGNRIDHYYVGYVPYYVPGLHFVEVSQYSLTREAFQFWQRYGEQLTRTGTTFDPLPAPLEGNVANADNPDDLALGYFGASALVRRRTILRGDTVRPGPYYYESFIEPGDCREVYLNGDLYTPEGW
- a CDS encoding TonB-dependent receptor; its protein translation is MFRHALLFRRFFCPVMCLALSTLAIGMAQANALLQGVVTDQITGEPLAGVNVFVRNLRVGTTTDSSGQYQLRLPVGQVAIQFSAVGYRTHYEAFYLLDDTLLQVRLIEKIQQIQEVVVRSEALEQRLQSIEMSRVRLDIAELKKLPAVFGEADLIRGLLLQPGVSTVGEGAGGFNVRGGRVDQNLVLLDGAPLFSTSHLLGLYTGINPDVVDNATLYKAGVPAQYGGRLSSLLLVNTRAGNGEKLRVSGGLSPLASRVVVEGPLWREKLTFLVGGRAAYPNWILQSFPGDVRNSRAFFYDLNGKLLFRPNAHHRLALSYYRSLDTFRFPGDTLYFGTNNAASLQWNYLLNDALLFNVQATHSDNTTGLRGLRQAYEFTQQATIQQQEITAHFLYTPAPTHQVEGGLSGTHYAVRPGTVRPTHETSNVIPLDLPQEQAYEAAAHLSEEWRLSSRVTARGGVRYVWFQQIGPGVLYHYQPDRPRSRETLTDTTLYAAGAPMQRYGGWEPRLSVSIVLTPDASVKASYNRTRQYLHLISNTTAISPVDFWKVSSRYLPPQTADQFAVGVFRNFSENAFETSVEVYYKAMHSLVEYTNGARLLLNPLLETDLMRARGQAYGVELSVAKHRGHLTGHLSYTYSRTWVAVQTPFALQRIHDGQYYPAHVDRPHNLALTTQYPLGQGWTWTTTFVFTSGRPTTFPDGQYLLNQTVVFNYSQRNLDRIPPYHRLDVALQKDTRRAPDQPRYSTWNLSVYNLYARKNPYSIYFTRYNYAQTRAYRLSVLGTLIPSVTWNFHF
- a CDS encoding ABC transporter permease, translating into MIRNYLLIAWRNLRRSPAFSLLNGMGLAVGMAAFLLIYQYVRYERSYDRFYPDAAQLYRINAETFTNQQRDRKTVRTPPALLQREYSEIEAFTRVAIFGDAIVNRPVTPTTATEVVPSTRVEEIYATDPGFWSVFAYPVLAGDPAEGLQAPMTVVISARVARALFGKENPLNQSIQLNSSNIDGSAQFTVKGVYADVPVNAHLRPDILMSYVTIHQFMSPEVDDNWDWDNLFTYVRLRPTANPATLETQLAAWTEEQIGARLRENQRAVHYTLQPVTTIHLQPGWGDEPNPTLSGQTLYVLMGIGLLILLMAGINYVNLSTARAVRRAREVGVRKTAGASRLQLVAQFLTESFLLNVISAGLALTLFQLLQPYFGQTLTEMPPAFALTHWPPFWFLLAMLIVVGSLGAGLYPAFVLSGFRPAVVLKGTLGSAATAQRQGLRQGLVVFQFAASVLLIIATLTAARQLRFMQQRDLGLDLSQQLVVQAPAYLSGQGQFKQALAPEPDIAGIALSGDVPGREIYWRTDQYHRPGQDAPGSVTFLMIDGDFVEVYQLELLAGRTFLPTDTLQRPYPAMLNASAVTLFGFASPEAAVGQTLETGDQHPIIVGVLNDYHHQSPAQPIPPTLYRPGGGDFGNFYTIHTQTRNMPRTLAKVESTFKQLYPDSPFEYFFLDAFYAQQYRADERTYTLFGSFAGLAMLIGCLGLFGLSAYTAQQRTKEIGIRKVLGASVSSLLGLLSKDYLRLVVVANLVAIPLGWYLARQWLDQYAFRTELSGWLFLAPLLALLLIAGLTVSVQTLRAALANPVEALRSE